One Pseudomonas sp. MH9.2 DNA segment encodes these proteins:
- a CDS encoding molecular chaperone, which translates to MSNSSLELLLRVPTPTQSSLSFCDATPRDLKRWISSLPKANLGETARLLYQGMGELNQLLTPSDNRLQLLELLRPEVYYVCKNLERHFLSQAIVLDERPRKVANLCQALQNHLAIGYKQITARVSPNLTKDRASLLTTAMQRAMHCLNGSLIRASQLYCPVPEGLWLELHQIYLIARQHQLNNIAVPDSLASHTQTLSIEQTYGVALLLGCSRCNQMRQLNIGRLAEVLGSWSALIKLQSPAEDSSLFAVAQTVDAPPRYKSLFLDEQLPGLLGINPLPLAAAIKDYLDLPEEKRGQSPLLVPHGFTLDLLQHLAAAWGDVSERTFQRTAGQGTLTLCLGMNALHYYLGGQKSFSEMLKLPAVSQTAQFTTQFAKIASTDAWATTFDSERDGTSDSMLPYEEIQYQQAEVDGGDPVSNAQQTFPTHALNVINHSPGGYCLAWPKDVPPQLQAGEMVGIQDGAGQGWSIAVVRWIRQVRGGGTQMGIELVAPYAQPCGLQLVRVSEPSSQYLRALLLPEVRAIDQPATLLAPRLPFQEGNKVRINTNGEERRAGLGKRRTGTGSFNQFEYQTIEAPRKKGIAGGAEDATSGQEFDSLWTSL; encoded by the coding sequence ATGAGTAATTCAAGTCTGGAGCTGTTGCTGCGTGTACCCACGCCAACGCAGTCGAGCCTGTCGTTCTGCGATGCCACTCCGCGCGACCTGAAACGCTGGATCTCAAGCCTGCCCAAAGCCAATCTCGGTGAAACCGCCCGCCTGCTCTACCAAGGTATGGGCGAGCTCAACCAGTTACTGACGCCCAGCGACAACCGCCTGCAATTGCTCGAACTCCTGCGCCCCGAGGTTTATTACGTCTGCAAGAACCTTGAGCGGCACTTCCTCAGTCAGGCGATTGTGCTCGACGAACGCCCGCGCAAAGTTGCGAACCTCTGCCAGGCCCTGCAAAACCACTTGGCCATTGGCTACAAACAGATCACCGCGCGCGTCTCGCCGAACCTGACTAAAGATAGAGCTTCGCTGCTGACCACCGCCATGCAGCGCGCTATGCACTGCCTCAATGGCTCTTTGATTCGCGCCAGTCAACTGTATTGCCCCGTACCAGAGGGCCTGTGGCTTGAGCTGCATCAGATTTATCTGATTGCGCGTCAGCATCAGTTAAATAACATCGCCGTGCCCGACAGCCTGGCGAGCCATACCCAGACGCTGAGCATCGAGCAAACGTATGGGGTGGCTTTGCTCTTGGGTTGTTCGCGCTGTAACCAGATGCGTCAGCTCAATATCGGCCGCTTGGCCGAAGTCCTCGGGTCCTGGAGTGCATTGATCAAGCTGCAATCGCCAGCGGAAGACTCCAGCCTGTTCGCTGTAGCACAGACCGTCGATGCGCCACCGCGTTACAAGTCACTGTTCCTTGATGAGCAACTGCCCGGTCTGCTGGGCATCAATCCACTGCCACTGGCGGCAGCCATCAAGGACTACCTGGACTTGCCCGAGGAGAAACGCGGGCAATCGCCGCTGCTAGTACCCCACGGCTTCACTCTGGATCTGTTGCAACACCTGGCGGCGGCCTGGGGCGACGTCTCCGAACGGACGTTTCAGCGCACGGCCGGCCAAGGCACCCTGACCTTGTGCCTTGGGATGAACGCCCTGCACTATTACCTGGGCGGACAGAAGTCGTTCAGCGAGATGCTCAAACTGCCCGCCGTCAGTCAGACTGCACAGTTCACGACGCAGTTCGCCAAAATCGCCTCCACCGATGCGTGGGCCACCACCTTCGACAGTGAGCGTGACGGCACATCGGACAGCATGCTGCCGTACGAGGAGATTCAGTATCAGCAGGCCGAAGTGGACGGTGGCGACCCGGTGTCCAACGCCCAGCAGACGTTCCCGACCCACGCCCTGAACGTTATCAACCACAGTCCGGGCGGCTACTGCCTGGCGTGGCCCAAAGACGTTCCGCCTCAGTTACAGGCAGGGGAAATGGTCGGCATTCAAGACGGTGCCGGTCAGGGCTGGAGTATCGCGGTCGTGCGCTGGATTCGTCAGGTTCGCGGTGGCGGCACGCAAATGGGTATTGAACTGGTTGCACCCTATGCTCAGCCATGCGGCCTGCAACTGGTACGCGTCAGCGAGCCAAGCAGCCAATACCTGCGGGCACTGCTGCTGCCTGAAGTGCGCGCAATCGACCAGCCAGCGACGTTATTGGCGCCGCGCCTGCCCTTTCAGGAAGGCAACAAGGTAAGGATCAACACCAACGGCGAAGAGCGTCGGGCCGGCCTGGGCAAGCGTCGTACCGGCACCGGCAGCTTCAATCAGTTCGAATACCAGACGATTGAGGCGCCACGCAAGAAAGGCATCGCCGGCGGCGCCGAAGATGCGACGTCCGGACAAGAGTTCGACTCGTTGTGGACGTCTTTGTAA
- the asd gene encoding archaetidylserine decarboxylase (Phosphatidylserine decarboxylase is synthesized as a single chain precursor. Generation of the pyruvoyl active site from a Ser is coupled to cleavage of a Gly-Ser bond between the larger (beta) and smaller (alpha chains). It is an integral membrane protein.), whose translation MLMKQRLFILSQYLMPHHLLSRLAGCVAECKVRWFKNAFTAWFARRYQVDMTQALVEDLTAYEHFNAFFTRALKPGARPLDETPGAILSPADGAVSQLGPIDHGRIFQAKGHSFSVLELLGGDANLSAPFMGGEFATIYLSPKDYHRVHMPLAGTLREMVYVPGRIFSVNQTTAENVPELFARNERVVCLFDTERGPMAVVLVGAMIVASIETVWAGLVTPPKRELKTVRYDEAARAPIHLEKGAELGRFKLGSTAIVLFGPNQVKWAEQLAAGTPVQMGQAIGLAAQA comes from the coding sequence ATTTTGATGAAACAGCGTTTGTTTATCCTCAGCCAGTACCTGATGCCACACCATTTGTTGTCTCGTCTGGCGGGCTGCGTTGCCGAGTGCAAGGTGCGCTGGTTCAAAAATGCCTTCACCGCCTGGTTCGCCCGGCGCTATCAGGTGGACATGACGCAAGCCTTGGTCGAAGACCTGACCGCTTATGAGCATTTCAACGCTTTCTTCACCCGCGCCCTGAAGCCTGGCGCACGACCGCTGGATGAAACGCCTGGCGCGATCCTCAGCCCTGCCGACGGCGCAGTCAGCCAATTGGGCCCAATCGATCATGGTCGAATTTTCCAGGCCAAGGGTCACAGCTTCAGCGTGCTGGAACTGCTGGGCGGTGATGCAAACCTGTCCGCACCGTTCATGGGTGGTGAATTCGCGACGATCTACTTGTCGCCAAAAGACTACCACCGGGTCCACATGCCGCTGGCCGGGACTTTGCGTGAAATGGTCTACGTGCCAGGACGCATTTTCTCGGTCAACCAGACCACAGCCGAAAACGTCCCTGAGCTGTTCGCCCGTAACGAACGCGTAGTTTGCCTGTTCGATACTGAGCGTGGCCCAATGGCCGTGGTGTTAGTGGGCGCGATGATCGTCGCCTCGATTGAAACAGTCTGGGCCGGTTTGGTTACACCGCCCAAACGCGAGCTGAAAACCGTACGCTATGACGAAGCTGCTCGCGCGCCGATTCATCTGGAGAAAGGCGCTGAGCTTGGACGCTTCAAACTGGGCTCCACCGCCATCGTGCTGTTCGGGCCAAATCAAGTAAAGTGGGCAGAACAGCTTGCCGCAGGCACTCCGGTGCAGATGGGGCAAGCCATAGGCCTGGCTGCCCAGGCGTGA
- the rhdA gene encoding thiosulfate sulfurtransferase — protein sequence MPDFSSLPLVIEPSDLLARLDAPELILVDLTSSASYSAGHIPGARFVDPKRTQMGHPPAPGLLPSQAQLEVLFGELGHNPKAVYVVYDDEGGGWAGRFIWLLDVIGHSRYHYLDGGLHAWRAEARPLSSEVPPNVGGPVPLTLHSEPTATREYLQCRLGAADLAIWDARGPTEYSGEKVLAAKGGHIPGAVNFEWTAGMDPARDLRIRKDMPQILESLGITKDKEVITHCQTHHRSGFTYLVAKALGYPRVKGYAGSWGEWGNHPDTPVEK from the coding sequence ATGCCGGACTTCTCTAGCTTGCCGCTGGTCATCGAGCCCAGCGACCTGCTGGCCCGCCTTGACGCGCCAGAACTGATTCTTGTCGATCTGACCAGTAGCGCGAGCTACAGCGCCGGACACATTCCCGGCGCACGCTTCGTCGATCCGAAACGCACACAAATGGGCCACCCACCCGCGCCGGGCCTTTTGCCGTCGCAGGCCCAGCTTGAAGTCCTGTTCGGTGAGCTGGGGCATAATCCTAAAGCGGTTTACGTGGTCTATGACGACGAAGGCGGCGGTTGGGCCGGACGCTTTATCTGGTTGCTAGACGTGATTGGTCACTCACGCTATCACTACCTCGACGGCGGCCTGCATGCCTGGCGAGCTGAAGCGCGGCCACTCTCGAGTGAGGTTCCACCGAACGTTGGAGGTCCCGTGCCATTGACCCTGCACAGCGAACCGACCGCGACCCGCGAATACCTGCAATGTCGTCTGGGCGCTGCCGATCTGGCAATTTGGGACGCACGCGGACCGACCGAATACTCAGGCGAAAAAGTCCTCGCAGCCAAGGGTGGGCATATCCCCGGCGCGGTCAATTTCGAATGGACCGCTGGCATGGACCCGGCACGCGACTTACGCATCCGCAAGGACATGCCGCAGATTCTTGAAAGCCTGGGCATCACGAAGGACAAGGAAGTGATCACCCATTGCCAGACCCACCATCGCTCCGGCTTCACCTATCTGGTGGCCAAGGCACTGGGTTATCCGCGCGTCAAAGGTTACGCCGGCTCGTGGGGCGAATGGGGTAACCACCCAGATACGCCTGTCGAAAAATGA
- a CDS encoding HDOD domain-containing protein, translating into MPPETSAQLPVPRSLDAWLKQLESIRLPVPIASHERVLGALADSRRSLREIAELMQESPSLVLSVLREANHHSTGLSEPAESLEVAINRLGLKRTEELLQRLPARAPQDIPPALRQLQLISQHATQQANGLFAGRLARLWQDIHWGSLLFLSPLWPMAVAHPTLLEEWELRVIHKGESALIVETQLFGVSLLKLCLTVAEAWRLPMWVTQGYRLLISERRLLVKAIRISRDHLHPLRQRQLLDEDPALQRWLNHPANTILLANGIALSAQQAWDTPHSLRWQLLTSLYLQQPLSEVQQQLHQQAVQSARQHWARGLWHPAEALIWPWETRRMHRGLLPAPPPSAEALLAWRKCCTELLVEPSGFNNAMHLTTSARDALVACGMQRVMLLMTDRNMTTLRVHQIAGLDKSAANLTLQISESTVLQRLLAQPTQLRLNPANNAQFSALLPGQLKGLFTGEHLLLRSLSSNGKVVMLVFADQGGGPLSEISVQAFGKTAQCIERALSSFSARKA; encoded by the coding sequence ATGCCCCCAGAAACCTCAGCACAGCTTCCCGTTCCACGCAGCCTCGACGCTTGGCTCAAGCAACTGGAGAGCATCCGCTTGCCTGTGCCCATCGCCAGCCACGAACGCGTGCTCGGTGCGCTGGCTGATAGCCGCCGCTCGTTGCGCGAGATTGCCGAGCTGATGCAGGAAAGTCCGTCGCTGGTGCTCAGCGTATTGCGCGAAGCCAATCATCACAGTACTGGCTTGTCGGAACCGGCGGAAAGTCTTGAAGTTGCCATCAACCGCCTGGGCTTGAAACGTACCGAAGAATTGCTCCAGCGCCTGCCCGCGCGGGCCCCGCAGGACATACCACCAGCCCTGCGCCAGTTACAGCTGATCAGCCAGCACGCGACGCAGCAGGCCAACGGGCTGTTCGCCGGTCGCCTGGCTCGACTCTGGCAAGACATTCACTGGGGCAGTTTGCTGTTCTTGTCGCCGCTGTGGCCAATGGCGGTCGCCCATCCCACACTGCTTGAGGAATGGGAGCTGAGGGTGATTCACAAGGGCGAGTCGGCGCTGATCGTTGAAACCCAATTGTTCGGCGTCAGCCTGCTCAAACTGTGCCTGACAGTGGCTGAAGCCTGGCGCCTGCCCATGTGGGTCACGCAGGGTTATCGGCTGCTGATCAGTGAACGCCGATTGCTGGTCAAAGCGATACGTATTTCCCGCGACCATCTCCACCCGTTACGCCAGCGGCAACTGCTGGACGAGGACCCTGCCCTGCAACGCTGGCTCAACCATCCGGCCAATACCATCCTGCTGGCCAACGGCATCGCGCTGTCGGCGCAACAGGCCTGGGATACCCCGCACAGCCTGCGCTGGCAGTTGCTCACCAGCCTGTACCTGCAACAACCCCTGAGTGAAGTGCAACAGCAACTGCACCAACAGGCGGTGCAAAGCGCTCGCCAACATTGGGCGCGCGGGCTTTGGCACCCTGCAGAAGCGTTGATCTGGCCGTGGGAAACACGGCGGATGCACCGTGGCCTGCTGCCTGCGCCGCCACCGTCGGCCGAGGCACTGCTGGCCTGGCGCAAATGCTGCACCGAGCTGTTGGTCGAGCCCAGCGGCTTCAACAACGCAATGCACCTGACTACTTCCGCCCGCGATGCGTTAGTGGCCTGCGGCATGCAGCGCGTCATGCTATTGATGACGGACCGCAACATGACCACCCTGCGCGTTCATCAAATTGCAGGGCTGGACAAAAGCGCGGCCAACCTCACGCTGCAAATCAGTGAAAGCACCGTCTTGCAACGCTTGCTCGCGCAACCGACCCAATTGCGCTTGAATCCAGCCAACAACGCGCAGTTTTCGGCGCTGTTGCCCGGACAGCTGAAAGGGCTGTTTACCGGCGAGCATCTGTTGCTACGCTCACTCAGCAGCAACGGTAAGGTGGTCATGCTGGTGTTTGCCGATCAAGGCGGCGGACCACTCTCGGAAATCAGCGTGCAGGCCTTTGGTAAAACCGCGCAATGTATCGAGCGCGCCTTAAGCAGCTTTAGCGCCCGCAAAGCCTGA
- the motA gene encoding flagellar motor stator protein MotA, translating into MAKIIGIIVVFASVLGGYVLSHGKIAALIQPFEVMIIGGAALGAFLQANPGYTTLLVIKKSLKMFSTRFNHAFYLEVLSLIYEILNKSRREGMMAIEGDIEDAAASPIFAKYPGVLKDERMIAYICDYLRIMSSGNMAPHELEGLFDMELQSMKEELDHPSHAVTGIADAMPGFGIVAAVLGIVVTMASLGEGDQAAIGMHVGAALVGTFFGILAAYGFFGPLATSLAHDAKEELNVFEAIKASLVASASGMPPSLAVEFGRKVLYPAHRPSFSELEQAVRGR; encoded by the coding sequence ATGGCTAAAATTATCGGCATCATTGTCGTTTTCGCTAGTGTGCTCGGCGGATACGTCCTTTCTCACGGCAAGATTGCCGCGTTGATCCAGCCTTTCGAGGTCATGATTATCGGTGGCGCGGCATTGGGTGCGTTCCTCCAGGCCAACCCCGGTTACACGACCCTCCTCGTGATCAAGAAGTCGCTGAAGATGTTCAGCACGCGCTTCAATCACGCGTTTTATCTGGAAGTTCTCAGCCTGATCTACGAGATTCTCAACAAGAGCCGCCGCGAAGGCATGATGGCGATTGAAGGGGATATCGAAGATGCCGCGGCCAGCCCGATTTTCGCCAAGTACCCCGGCGTGCTCAAAGACGAGCGCATGATCGCTTATATCTGCGATTACCTGCGGATCATGTCGTCAGGGAACATGGCGCCGCACGAGCTTGAAGGCTTGTTCGACATGGAATTACAAAGCATGAAGGAAGAGCTGGACCATCCTTCCCACGCGGTCACCGGGATTGCCGATGCGATGCCCGGTTTCGGTATCGTCGCGGCGGTGCTTGGCATCGTGGTGACCATGGCTTCGCTGGGTGAGGGTGACCAGGCTGCGATCGGCATGCACGTGGGTGCCGCACTGGTGGGTACCTTCTTCGGTATTCTCGCTGCGTACGGTTTCTTCGGCCCGTTGGCCACGTCTCTGGCCCATGACGCCAAGGAAGAGTTGAACGTTTTTGAAGCCATCAAGGCGTCGCTGGTTGCCTCGGCCTCGGGCATGCCGCCATCACTGGCTGTGGAGTTCGGTCGCAAGGTTCTGTATCCAGCGCATCGCCCCAGCTTCAGTGAGCTGGAGCAAGCGGTTCGCGGTCGCTGA
- the motB gene encoding flagellar motor protein MotB, which produces MENNQPIIVKRIKRYAAGHHGGAWKIAFADFATAMMAFFLVLWLMSSATPEQKLAISGYFKDPIGFSESGTPFIIDLGGSPTLAPDKTLNPEVETVPQQDKIKIESEKVDAVAEQVEQERLDMLLQELQNKVEENPELKKFKDQILFEITQDGLRIQIMDAANRPMFDIGSARLKPYFEDILLAMADTIRTVPNKISISGHTDATPYAGTKEFGNWELSSNRANAARRALVAGGYPESQVARVVGYASSSLYDHENPQNPVNRRIDIIVLTKKAQQRIEGTQSAPQTPESGTPAPGAAAPAVTPGTSVDPASQAPLQPHELRDKLNIFEDGVLKMDETKK; this is translated from the coding sequence ATGGAAAATAATCAGCCGATAATCGTCAAGCGCATCAAGCGCTATGCCGCCGGGCACCACGGCGGCGCCTGGAAAATCGCTTTTGCCGACTTTGCGACGGCGATGATGGCGTTCTTTCTGGTGTTGTGGCTGATGTCCTCGGCCACTCCGGAACAGAAACTTGCCATTTCCGGGTACTTCAAGGATCCGATCGGTTTCAGTGAAAGCGGCACGCCGTTCATCATTGACCTGGGGGGGTCGCCAACGCTTGCGCCCGACAAAACCTTGAATCCCGAAGTCGAGACCGTGCCGCAGCAAGACAAAATCAAGATCGAGAGCGAAAAGGTCGACGCCGTTGCAGAGCAAGTCGAGCAGGAGCGTCTGGATATGCTGCTGCAAGAGCTGCAGAACAAGGTCGAGGAAAATCCGGAACTGAAGAAGTTCAAGGACCAGATATTGTTCGAAATCACCCAGGACGGTTTGCGCATACAGATCATGGACGCTGCAAATCGGCCGATGTTCGACATTGGCAGCGCTCGTTTGAAGCCGTATTTCGAAGATATCCTGCTGGCCATGGCAGACACCATCCGAACTGTGCCGAACAAAATCAGCATCAGCGGTCATACGGACGCTACGCCTTATGCCGGGACCAAAGAGTTCGGCAACTGGGAGTTGTCGTCGAACCGAGCCAACGCTGCGCGTCGGGCGTTGGTCGCGGGTGGTTATCCTGAATCGCAAGTGGCGCGCGTCGTCGGGTACGCGTCGTCATCCTTATACGATCATGAAAACCCGCAGAACCCGGTGAACCGTCGTATCGACATCATTGTGCTGACCAAGAAAGCCCAGCAGCGTATCGAGGGTACCCAGTCAGCACCGCAAACGCCTGAGTCCGGGACGCCAGCACCCGGTGCCGCTGCTCCGGCTGTCACCCCTGGTACTTCAGTAGATCCGGCCTCGCAAGCACCCCTGCAGCCCCATGAACTGCGAGACAAGCTCAACATCTTTGAAGATGGCGTGTTGAAGATGGATGAGACCAAGAAGTAG
- the rsgA gene encoding small ribosomal subunit biogenesis GTPase RsgA, translated as MAKRQLNRRQNWRIEKIQGERASRAAKRESQTLETLEGGDLGPEQIGLVIAHFGVQVEVEAQEGEQTGQVFRCHLRANLPALVTGDRVVWRAGNQGIGVIVAQLPRTTELCRPDSRGQLKPVAANVDLIVIVFAPMPEPHANLIDRYLVAAEHAGIRPLLLLNKADLINDQNAPALNALLAVYRQLGYPLLEVSAHQGDGMQQLQTQLDGHISVFVGQSGVGKSSLVNSLLPEVEARVGPLSELSGQGTHTTTTARLFHFPRGGDLIDSPGIREFGLGHVSRADVEAGFIEFNDLIGTCRFRDCKHDREPGCALLKALEEGRVQQQRMNSYRSIIASLPENSY; from the coding sequence ATGGCCAAACGCCAACTCAATCGTCGCCAAAACTGGCGCATCGAAAAGATTCAGGGCGAGCGCGCCTCCCGCGCCGCCAAACGTGAATCGCAGACCCTTGAAACACTTGAGGGCGGCGATCTCGGCCCTGAGCAAATAGGGCTTGTGATCGCTCACTTTGGTGTGCAGGTCGAAGTCGAGGCACAGGAAGGCGAGCAAACCGGTCAGGTGTTCCGTTGCCACTTGCGCGCCAACCTGCCGGCGCTGGTCACCGGCGACCGGGTTGTCTGGCGTGCCGGCAATCAGGGTATCGGCGTCATCGTCGCGCAACTGCCCCGCACAACCGAGCTTTGCCGCCCGGACAGCCGTGGTCAGCTCAAGCCGGTCGCCGCCAACGTCGATCTGATCGTGATCGTCTTCGCGCCAATGCCGGAGCCGCACGCCAACCTGATCGACCGTTATCTGGTTGCCGCCGAACATGCGGGGATTCGTCCTCTGCTGCTGTTGAACAAGGCGGACCTGATCAACGACCAAAACGCTCCAGCGCTCAATGCGTTGCTGGCAGTTTATCGGCAGTTGGGCTATCCATTACTGGAAGTGTCCGCCCATCAAGGCGACGGCATGCAGCAACTGCAGACCCAGCTGGACGGGCATATCAGCGTGTTTGTCGGTCAGTCCGGTGTCGGTAAATCGTCGCTGGTCAACAGCTTGCTCCCGGAAGTCGAAGCCCGTGTCGGCCCGCTTTCCGAACTGTCGGGTCAGGGCACTCACACCACGACCACCGCGCGCCTGTTCCACTTTCCACGCGGCGGCGACTTGATCGACTCCCCGGGAATTCGCGAGTTCGGCCTGGGCCATGTCAGCCGCGCCGATGTCGAAGCTGGCTTCATCGAATTCAATGATTTGATCGGAACCTGCCGTTTCCGCGACTGCAAACATGATCGCGAACCGGGCTGTGCCCTGCTCAAGGCCCTTGAAGAAGGCCGCGTTCAGCAACAACGGATGAACAGCTACCGCTCGATCATCGCCAGCCTGCCTGAAAACAGTTACTAA
- the orn gene encoding oligoribonuclease — translation MPTQEKFSKQNLIWIDLEMTGLDPDTDVIIEMATIITDSELNTLAEGPVIAVHQSDETLARMDEWNTRQHGGSGLTQRVRDSRISTAEAEAQTLAFIQQWVPERSSPICGNSICQDRRFLYRHMPTLEHYFHYRNLDVSTLKELAARWAPNLKKFEKGGSHLAMDDIRESIGELRHYREHFIKV, via the coding sequence ATGCCCACGCAAGAAAAATTTAGTAAGCAGAACCTGATTTGGATCGACCTGGAAATGACCGGTCTGGACCCGGACACCGACGTCATTATCGAGATGGCGACCATCATCACCGACAGCGAACTGAACACGCTGGCTGAAGGGCCGGTGATTGCCGTGCATCAAAGTGACGAGACGCTGGCCCGCATGGATGAGTGGAACACCCGTCAACACGGTGGCTCTGGCTTGACTCAACGTGTCCGTGACAGCCGCATCAGTACCGCTGAAGCCGAAGCGCAGACCCTGGCCTTTATCCAGCAATGGGTGCCGGAACGCAGCTCGCCGATCTGCGGTAACAGCATTTGTCAGGATCGTCGCTTTCTGTATCGGCACATGCCAACGCTTGAGCACTACTTTCATTACCGCAACCTCGATGTTTCCACGCTTAAAGAGCTGGCAGCCCGCTGGGCGCCAAACTTGAAGAAGTTCGAGAAGGGCGGCTCCCATCTGGCGATGGACGATATCCGCGAATCGATCGGCGAATTGCGTCACTACCGTGAGCACTTCATTAAGGTGTAA
- a CDS encoding trimeric intracellular cation channel family protein: protein MLLMLYLIAITAEAMTGALSAGRRGMDWFGVVLIACVTALGGGSVRDVLLGHYPLTWVKHPEYLVLTSVAALVTVFIAPLMRHLRSLFLVLDAVGLVAFTLIGCMTALETGHGMLVASVCGVITGVFGGILRDIFCNDIPLIFRRELYASVSFVAAWCYLICQYLELPNEQAILITLFGGFLLRLLAIRFRWEMPKFIYNDEP from the coding sequence ATGTTGCTGATGCTTTATCTAATCGCCATCACTGCGGAGGCCATGACGGGGGCGCTGTCAGCCGGACGGCGAGGGATGGACTGGTTTGGCGTGGTGCTGATTGCCTGCGTCACTGCACTGGGCGGCGGCTCGGTCCGTGACGTGTTGCTGGGTCATTATCCGCTGACTTGGGTCAAACACCCTGAATACCTGGTTTTGACCAGCGTCGCGGCGTTGGTGACCGTCTTCATTGCGCCGTTGATGCGCCATTTACGTTCGTTGTTTCTGGTGCTGGATGCGGTGGGGTTGGTGGCGTTTACGCTGATCGGCTGCATGACAGCGCTGGAGACCGGGCATGGCATGCTGGTCGCGTCAGTCTGCGGGGTGATTACCGGGGTATTTGGCGGCATCTTGCGAGATATCTTCTGCAACGACATCCCGTTGATTTTCCGTCGCGAGCTTTACGCCAGCGTGTCATTCGTGGCGGCCTGGTGCTATCTGATCTGCCAATACCTGGAGTTGCCCAATGAGCAGGCAATTCTGATCACCTTGTTTGGCGGTTTTTTGTTGCGGCTGCTGGCGATCCGTTTCCGTTGGGAAATGCCCAAGTTTATTTACAACGACGAGCCGTAA
- the queG gene encoding tRNA epoxyqueuosine(34) reductase QueG: MTAIIADPPISTDLAALAQSIKDWGRELGFQQVGITGLDLAEHEQHLQRWLDAGYHGEMDYMAAHGSKRSHPEELVPGTLRVVSLRMDYLPGDTEMAQRLAQPEKAYVSRYALGRDYHKLIRKRVQQLAERIQHAIGPFGYRAFVDSAPVLEKAIAEQAGLGWIGKNTLILNRKAGSYFFLSELFVDLPLPVDPPHTSEHCGRCTACLDICPTAAFVGPYVLDARRCISYLTIELKTAIPEELRPLIGNRVFGCDDCQIVCPWNRFARPTSQGDFQPRHNLDNAGLAELFLWDETTFLSNTEGSPLRRAGYERWLRNLAVGLGNAPSTIPVLEALEARRDYPSELVREHVEWALRQHGR, translated from the coding sequence ATGACCGCTATTATTGCCGATCCGCCAATTTCCACCGACTTGGCCGCCCTCGCCCAATCAATTAAAGACTGGGGACGCGAGCTGGGCTTCCAACAAGTGGGGATTACCGGCCTGGATCTGGCTGAGCATGAACAGCATCTGCAACGCTGGCTTGATGCGGGTTATCACGGCGAGATGGACTATATGGCCGCCCACGGGAGCAAACGTTCGCACCCGGAAGAGCTGGTGCCGGGGACGCTGCGCGTGGTGTCGCTACGCATGGACTATCTGCCGGGCGACACTGAAATGGCGCAACGTCTGGCCCAGCCGGAAAAAGCCTACGTCTCGCGCTACGCCCTGGGCCGCGACTATCACAAGCTGATCCGCAAACGCGTCCAGCAACTGGCCGAACGCATCCAGCACGCCATCGGTCCATTTGGTTATCGGGCGTTCGTCGACAGCGCACCGGTACTGGAAAAAGCCATCGCCGAACAAGCCGGGCTGGGCTGGATCGGCAAAAATACCCTGATACTCAATCGCAAGGCCGGCAGCTATTTTTTCCTCAGCGAATTGTTCGTCGACTTGCCGCTGCCCGTCGACCCGCCGCACACCAGCGAACATTGCGGGCGCTGCACGGCCTGCCTGGATATATGCCCTACTGCAGCGTTCGTCGGCCCTTACGTGCTGGACGCCCGACGCTGCATTTCCTACCTGACCATCGAGCTCAAGACGGCGATCCCTGAAGAGCTGCGCCCGCTGATCGGCAATCGTGTGTTCGGTTGCGATGACTGCCAGATCGTCTGCCCTTGGAACCGCTTCGCCCGCCCCACCAGCCAGGGTGATTTTCAGCCACGGCACAATCTGGACAACGCAGGGCTGGCCGAGTTGTTCCTGTGGGATGAAACAACCTTCCTCAGCAACACCGAAGGCTCGCCCCTGCGCCGCGCCGGTTATGAGCGCTGGTTGCGCAATCTGGCAGTTGGGCTGGGCAATGCACCATCGACCATTCCCGTGCTGGAAGCGCTGGAAGCTCGACGCGACTACCCGTCGGAGCTGGTGCGTGAGCATGTGGAGTGGGCGTTGAGGCAACATGGGCGATGA